One genomic window of Psychrobacillus sp. INOP01 includes the following:
- the modA gene encoding molybdate ABC transporter substrate-binding protein: MNNIIKLIIACLLIVSVLVACSPFNSEENSKTELTISIASSLKEAVEEIKNTYETENPHIKLHFNFGGSGSLQQQISQGAPVDLFFSAAEDKLDLLVEEGLIDETDVTDLLGNELVLIVPNGKETYISSFQDLDKQEIEKISIGTPETVPAGKYAKESLQNLGIWNDIEDKIVFAKDVRQVLSYVETGNVTAGIVYKTDVISSEKVKVITAAEQQTHTVITYPLGILKKTKHYEEAKDFYDYLQSEEGLKVFKDYGFTIN; encoded by the coding sequence ATGAACAATATTATCAAATTAATCATAGCTTGCTTATTAATCGTTTCAGTTCTAGTAGCGTGTTCGCCGTTTAACAGTGAAGAAAATTCAAAAACAGAATTAACTATTTCTATTGCTTCGAGTCTAAAAGAAGCAGTGGAAGAGATAAAGAATACATATGAAACAGAAAACCCTCATATCAAATTGCACTTTAACTTTGGTGGTTCTGGTTCTCTACAGCAACAAATTTCCCAAGGAGCCCCAGTAGATCTTTTTTTCTCTGCGGCGGAAGATAAACTTGATTTGTTAGTGGAAGAGGGCCTTATTGATGAAACTGATGTTACTGATTTATTAGGAAATGAGTTAGTATTGATCGTTCCAAATGGTAAGGAAACATATATTAGTAGCTTTCAAGACCTCGATAAACAAGAAATAGAGAAAATCTCTATTGGAACCCCTGAAACTGTACCCGCAGGAAAATACGCAAAAGAATCATTGCAAAACCTAGGGATTTGGAATGATATAGAAGATAAAATAGTGTTTGCTAAAGATGTTAGACAAGTACTATCATACGTTGAGACAGGTAATGTAACGGCAGGAATTGTCTATAAAACAGATGTAATTTCTTCTGAAAAGGTAAAGGTAATCACTGCAGCAGAACAGCAAACACACACTGTAATCACGTACCCACTTGGGATTTTGAAGAAAACCAAACACTATGAAGAAGCAAAAGATTTCTATGATTATCTTCAAAGTGAGGAAGGATTAAAGGTTTTTAAGGATTATGGATTTACTATTAACTAA
- the narH gene encoding nitrate reductase subunit beta — translation MKIKAQIAMVMNLDKCIGCHTCSVTCKSTWTNREGAEYMWFNNVETKPGIGYPKRWEDQEVYKGGWQMRNGKLELKSGSKLSKIALGKIFYNPDMPEMKDYYEPWTYDYEKLTNSPEVKHSPVARPKSVVTGEYMDLEWGPNWEDDLAGAHITGPTDPNIQKIEEEIKFNFEQSFMMYLPRLCEHCLNPSCVASCPSGAMYKREEDGIVLVDQEACRGWRYCMTGCPYKKVYFNWKTNKAEKCTFCYPRIESGLPTVCSETCTGRIRYLGVLLYDADRVLEVASTPDEKDLYKAQCGIFLNPNDPEVIEQARKDGIAEEWIEGAQNSPVYKLAIEYQLAFPLHPEYRTLPMVWYVPPLSPIMNYFEGKDSIKNPDMIFPAIEEMRTPIQYLANMLTAGDAQAVKGALQRMAMMRSYMRAMSSGKEFDESRLERVGLTAHQTQQMYRLLAIAKYEDRFVVPTSHREGYMDPYRAQGSMGYDMGCDGCGPASPNPTPTKTGKEIYEENFYGGIWRD, via the coding sequence TTGAAGATTAAAGCGCAAATTGCAATGGTGATGAACCTAGACAAATGTATTGGGTGCCATACTTGTAGTGTTACATGTAAAAGTACTTGGACAAATCGTGAGGGTGCCGAATACATGTGGTTTAATAATGTAGAAACTAAACCAGGTATTGGATATCCGAAACGTTGGGAAGACCAAGAAGTATACAAGGGTGGATGGCAAATGCGAAATGGAAAGTTGGAACTGAAATCGGGTTCCAAGCTTTCTAAAATAGCTTTAGGGAAGATTTTTTATAATCCCGATATGCCGGAGATGAAAGATTACTATGAACCATGGACATATGACTATGAAAAACTGACTAATTCACCAGAAGTGAAACATTCACCTGTTGCTCGTCCAAAATCAGTAGTTACTGGAGAATATATGGACTTGGAATGGGGACCAAACTGGGAGGATGATTTGGCTGGAGCCCATATTACCGGGCCAACTGATCCAAATATCCAAAAAATTGAGGAAGAAATAAAATTCAATTTTGAACAGTCATTTATGATGTATCTACCAAGACTCTGTGAACACTGTTTAAATCCAAGTTGTGTGGCATCTTGCCCATCTGGAGCTATGTATAAACGTGAAGAAGATGGTATCGTTCTAGTTGACCAAGAAGCATGTCGTGGATGGCGCTATTGTATGACTGGATGTCCGTACAAAAAAGTATATTTCAACTGGAAAACAAATAAAGCAGAGAAATGTACATTCTGTTATCCACGAATTGAATCTGGACTTCCGACTGTTTGTTCCGAAACATGCACAGGTCGTATTCGTTATTTAGGAGTACTTTTATATGATGCAGATCGTGTACTGGAAGTAGCTTCAACTCCAGATGAAAAAGATTTGTACAAAGCACAGTGTGGAATTTTCTTAAATCCAAATGATCCGGAAGTCATTGAGCAAGCAAGAAAAGATGGAATTGCAGAAGAGTGGATTGAGGGTGCACAAAATTCACCTGTTTACAAACTCGCAATAGAGTACCAGCTTGCATTCCCATTGCATCCGGAATATAGAACATTGCCAATGGTATGGTATGTTCCGCCTTTAAGCCCTATTATGAACTATTTCGAAGGGAAGGATTCTATTAAAAATCCTGATATGATTTTCCCTGCAATTGAAGAGATGCGTACGCCAATTCAATATTTAGCAAATATGCTAACTGCCGGAGATGCTCAAGCAGTAAAAGGCGCTCTTCAACGAATGGCAATGATGCGCTCCTATATGCGTGCTATGTCTTCTGGTAAAGAGTTTGATGAAAGTCGTTTGGAACGTGTCGGTTTAACAGCTCATCAAACACAGCAAATGTATAGATTATTGGCAATTGCTAAATACGAGGATCGTTTTGTCGTTCCAACATCTCATCGAGAGGGATATATGGACCCTTACCGTGCACAAGGCTCTATGGGCTACGATATGGGCTGTGACGGATGCGGACCAGCATCTCCAAATCCAACACCAACTAAAACGGGTAAGGAAATTTATGAAGAGAATTTCTATGGGGGTATTTGGCGTGATTGA
- a CDS encoding GAF domain-containing protein produces the protein MNNDLDFQEVITAIKDKYEVDLVTLAFIQPAQLEYVLTWQFAIGNINNRLKRIVLQSGKGVAGQVFKSGKPMLVRNVLTEFPSKDLFNYPIIVSEKIKSFCALPLYKKNKVQGVILLGYREENKMTNELFERIIYNIHKDFPKYYGKEMAKN, from the coding sequence ATGAATAATGATCTTGATTTTCAAGAAGTGATAACTGCTATTAAAGACAAGTATGAAGTAGATTTAGTGACATTAGCATTTATTCAACCAGCGCAATTGGAATATGTGCTGACATGGCAGTTTGCTATTGGAAATATAAACAATCGACTGAAAAGAATTGTTCTACAATCCGGTAAAGGGGTTGCAGGTCAAGTTTTTAAGTCTGGAAAACCTATGCTTGTCCGAAATGTCCTCACTGAATTTCCTTCGAAAGATTTATTTAATTACCCAATAATTGTTTCAGAAAAGATTAAAAGTTTTTGTGCTCTGCCACTTTATAAAAAAAATAAAGTTCAAGGTGTAATATTATTAGGGTATAGAGAAGAGAATAAAATGACAAATGAGTTATTTGAACGAATAATTTATAATATTCATAAGGATTTTCCAAAATATTACGGTAAGGAGATGGCTAAGAATTGA
- the ric gene encoding iron-sulfur cluster repair di-iron protein — MTLLSVETNVSEIVKEIPQTGDLFRKLRIDFCCGGKVPLRTAAINQQLDPEEVLEKVKGIQSKQTEYQQTLPTSLDEKALIEHIQTKHHAYLREELPSLTPYITKVSKVHGENHPHLIRVKEIFTVLKRELIDHTDDEDNVVFPLIKEFIANLTEEHVENLKPHVLELEEEHENAGNLLKELREITNNFTPPESACGTFRLVYQRLEQLEKDTFEHIHLENNILFENVRKAI, encoded by the coding sequence ATGACTTTATTATCCGTAGAAACAAATGTTTCAGAAATTGTAAAAGAAATACCACAAACTGGTGATTTGTTTAGAAAGCTTCGAATAGATTTTTGTTGCGGGGGAAAGGTGCCACTTAGAACTGCAGCGATAAATCAACAGTTAGACCCAGAAGAGGTACTAGAAAAAGTGAAAGGTATCCAATCAAAACAAACAGAATATCAACAAACGCTACCAACTTCTTTAGATGAGAAGGCGTTGATCGAACATATACAAACGAAGCATCATGCTTATTTACGTGAGGAATTACCTTCTTTGACACCTTATATAACAAAAGTATCAAAAGTACATGGCGAAAATCATCCACATCTCATCAGAGTTAAAGAGATTTTCACTGTTTTAAAAAGAGAATTAATAGACCATACCGATGATGAAGACAATGTTGTATTCCCATTAATAAAGGAATTTATAGCGAATCTAACAGAAGAGCATGTAGAGAATTTAAAACCACATGTACTAGAATTAGAAGAAGAACATGAAAATGCTGGTAATCTTCTTAAAGAGCTACGAGAGATAACTAATAATTTCACACCTCCAGAAAGTGCTTGCGGAACATTCAGATTAGTATATCAACGACTTGAGCAGCTTGAAAAAGACACATTTGAACATATTCATTTAGAGAATAATATATTATTTGAAAATGTGAGAAAAGCAATCTAA
- the modB gene encoding molybdate ABC transporter permease subunit, whose amino-acid sequence MDLLLTNITLNEFFNPIWLSLKITIIASVIVIISGILVGRLLARNSFKGKSIVETVLLLPMVLSPTVVGFLLIVLFGRNSIFGQGIEWLFNQPIIFTWWAAVIASVVVAFPLMYQSAKSGFQAIDTTIEEAARVDGASEWKILYYLSIPLASKSIISGAILSFARALGEFGATLMFAGNIPGQTQTLPTAIYTAIDSGNMELAWLWVISIIFISFIMLMIIQRKESN is encoded by the coding sequence ATGGATTTACTATTAACTAACATTACTTTGAACGAGTTTTTTAATCCCATTTGGTTATCCTTGAAAATTACTATCATAGCTAGCGTTATAGTTATTATTTCTGGAATACTAGTAGGGAGACTTTTAGCGAGAAATTCATTCAAAGGAAAGTCGATTGTGGAAACAGTCCTATTGCTACCAATGGTGCTTTCCCCTACTGTTGTCGGATTTTTGCTGATTGTTTTATTTGGTCGAAATAGTATTTTTGGACAAGGGATCGAATGGTTGTTTAACCAGCCAATTATATTTACTTGGTGGGCTGCAGTGATTGCTTCTGTAGTTGTTGCTTTTCCATTAATGTACCAATCGGCCAAGTCCGGATTTCAAGCAATTGATACAACAATAGAGGAAGCTGCTAGAGTTGATGGGGCAAGTGAATGGAAGATTCTATACTATTTATCAATCCCTCTCGCATCTAAGTCTATTATTTCTGGTGCGATTTTAAGTTTTGCACGGGCGCTAGGTGAATTTGGTGCCACTTTAATGTTTGCAGGTAATATCCCTGGTCAAACCCAAACCCTACCTACAGCAATTTATACTGCAATTGATTCCGGAAATATGGAATTGGCTTGGCTCTGGGTTATTTCTATTATATTTATATCGTTTATCATGTTGATGATTATTCAGCGTAAAGAGAGTAATTGA
- the narJ gene encoding nitrate reductase molybdenum cofactor assembly chaperone — protein MIDLEKLYKHKSAFGFFAQQLTYPEKLTFHPTALGESFSPEDPAYELVKEYWDEIHTYSLDDIQELYVQTFDFQKNATLYMTYFKFEDAKERGQMLAKLKVMYEMFGLDMPAEELSDYLPLICEFLYAAEWLGDPRAKDSFNILFAVLEDGTYHLIEALEKFNSPYLPLVRGLRETFKACIEREAVNHEHD, from the coding sequence GTGATTGATTTAGAAAAGCTATATAAACATAAATCAGCTTTCGGCTTTTTTGCCCAACAGCTAACTTATCCAGAAAAACTAACCTTTCATCCAACTGCCTTAGGAGAGTCATTTTCACCTGAGGACCCAGCTTACGAGTTAGTTAAAGAATACTGGGATGAAATTCATACGTATAGTTTAGATGATATACAGGAACTATATGTACAAACATTTGATTTTCAAAAAAATGCAACCTTATACATGACTTATTTTAAGTTTGAGGATGCAAAAGAAAGAGGTCAAATGCTTGCAAAGTTAAAAGTGATGTATGAAATGTTTGGTTTAGATATGCCGGCAGAGGAACTTTCTGATTATCTGCCACTTATCTGTGAATTTTTATACGCAGCAGAATGGTTAGGCGATCCAAGAGCAAAAGATAGTTTTAATATACTATTCGCTGTACTTGAAGATGGGACATATCATTTGATTGAAGCATTGGAAAAATTTAATAGCCCATATCTCCCACTAGTTAGAGGATTACGAGAAACCTTTAAAGCATGTATAGAAAGGGAGGCTGTAAATCATGAACATGATTGA
- a CDS encoding sensor histidine kinase, which produces MTNNLHSDLVDSLIGMYENSSEGFFFFNKDNKLLHLNPIAKEILDTDAINAMLEGQERSLCQTCKGYTNTTELVSCENCYFTNPEQDFSSFQVYLDTKDKGVLPYVASFHTIDSEKGTKVLILRNLTKLLETRELLFKNTTIKQIIKAQEDERKRISRELHDSVAQEILSSLVDLRVMKYLKSPEDVSQKVQHIEASLTRLLDEIRNLSVELRPSSLDDLGIEAALRSHFKWIEKNYGLIVHYTSEIKGKRFLSEIETVVYRICQESILNALKYADVDEVMVELYEKDDNLMLRIVDEGIGFDTTKRVIKGTGLGLFGMKERAELVGGKLSIMSSKDKGTEVLLYIPLKER; this is translated from the coding sequence TTGACAAATAATTTGCATTCAGATTTAGTTGATAGCTTAATAGGAATGTACGAAAACAGTTCTGAAGGCTTCTTCTTTTTTAATAAAGACAATAAATTATTACATTTAAATCCTATTGCGAAAGAAATTTTAGATACTGATGCGATAAATGCAATGTTAGAAGGTCAAGAAAGGTCTCTTTGCCAAACTTGTAAGGGGTATACGAATACAACAGAGTTAGTTTCCTGTGAAAATTGCTATTTCACCAATCCAGAACAAGATTTCAGTTCCTTTCAGGTATATTTAGATACAAAAGATAAAGGGGTTCTTCCCTATGTAGCAAGTTTTCATACTATTGATAGTGAAAAAGGAACAAAAGTACTTATATTAAGAAATTTAACCAAGTTACTTGAAACAAGAGAATTATTATTTAAAAATACAACGATTAAACAAATAATAAAAGCACAAGAGGACGAGCGCAAAAGGATTTCTCGAGAATTACATGATAGTGTAGCACAGGAAATATTAAGTTCATTAGTAGATTTAAGAGTTATGAAATATTTGAAAAGTCCTGAGGACGTTTCACAGAAGGTTCAACATATAGAAGCATCCTTAACTAGACTGCTAGATGAAATTAGGAATTTGTCTGTAGAATTAAGACCTTCCTCATTAGATGATTTAGGAATAGAAGCAGCTCTAAGATCACACTTTAAGTGGATTGAAAAAAACTATGGTCTAATTGTTCATTATACTTCTGAAATCAAAGGGAAACGTTTTCTTAGTGAAATAGAAACGGTTGTCTATCGAATATGCCAGGAATCCATTTTAAACGCACTAAAATATGCAGATGTAGACGAGGTCATGGTCGAACTGTATGAGAAAGATGATAATTTAATGCTTAGAATAGTAGATGAGGGTATTGGCTTTGATACTACAAAAAGAGTGATAAAAGGTACAGGTTTAGGGTTGTTTGGTATGAAGGAAAGGGCAGAACTTGTAGGTGGTAAATTATCTATTATGTCTTCAAAGGATAAGGGCACTGAAGTTCTTCTATATATTCCACTAAAGGAGCGTTAA
- the narI gene encoding respiratory nitrate reductase subunit gamma, with protein sequence MNMIDQFLWVIFPYICIAVFIIGHIFRYKTDQFSWTAKSSEFIEKKQLMIGSLLFHIGIIPVIMGHVSGLAIPKSWLQAVGVNDHLYHIGAIYIGGFFGFVTLAGMIILTSRRFTKSTVRKLSSASDLIVNVILLFIVFMGMYATLVTNAVQPDFDYRTSISVWFRNLFILQPDASYMLNVPMSFKIHVVTGFLIFALWPFTRLVHVWSVPLNYVGRSYILYRKNRSE encoded by the coding sequence ATGAACATGATTGATCAGTTTTTATGGGTTATATTTCCTTATATTTGTATAGCAGTTTTTATTATTGGTCATATTTTTCGATATAAAACAGACCAGTTTAGCTGGACTGCGAAATCGAGTGAATTTATAGAGAAAAAACAATTAATGATCGGAAGCTTACTTTTCCATATTGGTATTATTCCAGTAATAATGGGGCATGTATCTGGGTTAGCTATTCCGAAATCATGGCTTCAAGCAGTTGGCGTAAATGATCATTTATACCATATAGGAGCGATATACATTGGCGGATTCTTTGGTTTCGTGACATTAGCAGGAATGATAATTTTAACATCTCGCCGATTCACGAAGTCCACAGTTCGGAAATTGAGTAGTGCTTCAGATTTAATAGTAAATGTGATATTATTATTTATCGTATTTATGGGGATGTATGCAACGCTTGTCACAAATGCAGTTCAACCTGATTTTGACTATAGAACCTCCATTTCCGTATGGTTCAGAAACTTATTTATCTTGCAGCCAGATGCTTCATATATGTTAAATGTTCCAATGTCATTTAAAATCCACGTAGTAACAGGATTTTTAATATTTGCATTATGGCCATTTACTAGATTAGTTCACGTATGGAGTGTACCATTAAACTACGTAGGTAGAAGCTACATCTTATATAGAAAGAATCGTTCAGAATAA
- a CDS encoding nitrate reductase subunit alpha, whose amino-acid sequence MKRKFGLKYFKPTEKYSGSWSILEQKNRDWENMYRERWSHDKVVRTTHGVNCTGSCSWKVFVKNGIITWENQQIDYPSCGPEMPEFEPRGCPRGASFSWYEYSPLRVKYPYMRGRLWRLWKSALHEHQNPVDAWASIVEDPEKSFTYKRARGKGGHVRVTWQDAMELICAQLIYTIRTYGPDRIAGFTPIPAMSMISYAAGSRFISLLGGEMLSFYDWYADLPPASPQIWGEQTDVPESSDWYNSGYLIMWGSNVPLTRTPDAHFMTEVRYKGTKVVSVAPDHAENVKFADNWLAPHPGTDAAVAQAMTHVILDEFYVQRKEEMFINYAKQYTDMPFLILLDEHEGIHKAGRFLRASDFGDTTENAEWKPVIIDEITAKIIVPNGTMGQRWEEDKNWNLILENEDGTKIDPAMSVENFEASQTEIVFPFFDNVSNGTFNRHIPSKKVTLADGTTRLVVTVYDLMLSQYGINRGESEFNAKGYDDADSFYTPAWQEKVTGVKSSVVVQVAREFAQNAIDTEGRSMIIMGAGINHWFNSDTIYRSILNLVILTASQGVNGGGWAHYVGQEKVRPIEGWSTIAFAKDWQAQPRLQNATSFFYFATDQWKYEEMGNDSLKSPLAGDLKYQHPADYNVLAARLGWLPSYPQFNKNSLLFAEEAAAKGQTTNEEIIKIAYDQVVSGEVKAAIEDPDSPENFPKSLFVWRSNLISSSAKGQEYFMKHLLGASDGLLATPNEDEKPEEIKWREDVEGKLDLLVSIDFRMTTTPLYSDIVLPAATWYEKTDISSTDMHPFVHPFNPAVDPLWESRSDWDVYRSLAETFSKMAEVNLPGVYKDVVTSPLAHDSKSEISQPMGLVKDWKKGEVEPIIGKTMPNFTVVERDYTKVYDKYVSLGPLTEKGKIGAHGVSFSVSEEYEDMKKINGAHFDDTIKNGLPMIHSARQAVNAVLHLSSATNGKVSQKAFESAEKDTGVQLKDISADRAAEKITFQNITVQPREVIPTPVFSGSNKLGRRYSPFTTNIERLVPFRTLTGRQHFYIDHEIFLQYGESLPVYKPTLPPMVFGTKDKPIVGGKDALVLRYLTPHGKWNIHSTYQDNLHMLTLFRGGPVVWINNDDAAEHDIEDNAWLEVYNRNGVVTARAVVSHRMPKGTMFMYHAQDKHINVPGSEITEERGGSHNAPTKIHVKPTQMVGGYAQLSYGFNYYGPIGNQRDGYVAVRKMKEVNWLED is encoded by the coding sequence ATGAAACGTAAATTTGGATTGAAGTATTTTAAGCCTACAGAAAAATATTCAGGAAGCTGGTCAATTCTTGAGCAAAAAAACCGAGACTGGGAAAATATGTACCGTGAACGTTGGTCTCACGACAAAGTAGTTCGTACGACGCACGGAGTTAACTGTACTGGATCATGTAGTTGGAAAGTATTTGTGAAAAACGGAATTATTACATGGGAAAATCAGCAAATAGATTATCCTTCATGTGGTCCTGAAATGCCAGAGTTTGAACCTAGGGGATGCCCTCGTGGAGCTTCATTCTCCTGGTATGAATATAGCCCGTTAAGAGTGAAATACCCTTATATGCGAGGACGACTATGGAGACTTTGGAAATCAGCTTTACATGAACACCAAAATCCAGTCGATGCATGGGCAAGTATTGTAGAAGATCCTGAGAAATCATTTACTTATAAACGTGCTAGAGGTAAAGGTGGACATGTTCGAGTTACGTGGCAAGATGCGATGGAATTGATATGTGCACAATTGATTTATACAATTCGTACGTATGGTCCTGATAGAATAGCTGGATTTACACCAATACCAGCAATGTCAATGATTAGCTATGCAGCTGGTTCGAGATTCATCAGCTTACTTGGCGGTGAAATGTTAAGTTTCTACGATTGGTATGCTGATTTACCACCTGCCTCTCCGCAAATCTGGGGAGAACAAACAGATGTACCGGAATCATCTGATTGGTATAATTCAGGCTATTTAATTATGTGGGGTTCAAATGTACCGCTAACTCGTACACCTGATGCCCATTTCATGACAGAGGTTCGTTATAAAGGAACGAAAGTTGTATCGGTTGCTCCTGACCATGCAGAAAACGTGAAATTTGCGGATAACTGGCTAGCTCCACATCCAGGAACGGATGCTGCTGTTGCTCAAGCAATGACCCACGTTATTTTAGATGAGTTTTATGTACAACGAAAAGAAGAAATGTTTATTAACTATGCAAAACAATATACAGATATGCCGTTTTTAATCTTATTGGATGAACATGAAGGAATCCACAAAGCTGGACGATTCTTACGCGCAAGTGATTTTGGAGATACTACGGAGAATGCTGAGTGGAAGCCAGTAATTATTGATGAAATTACAGCTAAAATAATCGTTCCAAATGGAACAATGGGTCAACGCTGGGAAGAAGATAAAAACTGGAATTTGATTTTAGAAAATGAAGATGGTACTAAAATTGATCCTGCTATGAGTGTTGAAAATTTTGAAGCAAGTCAAACAGAAATAGTCTTTCCTTTCTTTGATAATGTTTCAAATGGAACATTTAATAGGCATATACCTTCTAAAAAAGTTACGTTGGCAGATGGCACTACTCGTTTAGTGGTGACTGTATATGATTTAATGTTAAGTCAGTATGGTATTAATCGTGGTGAAAGTGAATTTAATGCAAAAGGGTATGATGATGCAGATTCGTTTTACACACCAGCTTGGCAGGAAAAAGTAACTGGTGTTAAATCCTCAGTAGTTGTACAAGTGGCTAGAGAATTTGCACAAAATGCTATTGATACAGAAGGTAGATCGATGATTATTATGGGGGCTGGTATTAACCATTGGTTCAATAGTGATACAATCTATCGTTCTATTTTAAACTTAGTTATTTTGACAGCTTCCCAAGGTGTTAACGGCGGTGGATGGGCACATTATGTTGGCCAAGAAAAAGTTCGCCCGATTGAAGGGTGGAGTACAATTGCGTTTGCCAAAGATTGGCAGGCACAACCGCGTCTACAAAATGCAACATCCTTCTTCTATTTTGCTACCGATCAGTGGAAATATGAAGAAATGGGTAATGATTCATTAAAATCTCCTCTAGCTGGGGATCTGAAGTACCAACATCCTGCAGATTATAATGTTTTAGCTGCACGTCTTGGTTGGTTACCATCATATCCACAATTCAATAAAAACAGTTTACTTTTCGCAGAAGAAGCAGCTGCCAAAGGACAAACAACAAATGAAGAAATTATTAAAATTGCATATGATCAAGTCGTTTCAGGGGAAGTGAAAGCTGCAATCGAAGATCCAGATTCACCAGAAAACTTCCCAAAATCACTATTTGTGTGGAGATCAAACTTAATTTCAAGTTCTGCCAAAGGTCAAGAATATTTTATGAAGCATTTACTAGGTGCAAGTGATGGATTATTAGCGACACCAAATGAAGATGAAAAACCGGAAGAAATCAAGTGGAGAGAGGATGTAGAAGGTAAATTAGACCTTCTAGTGTCAATCGATTTTAGAATGACAACTACTCCATTATATTCAGACATTGTATTACCAGCTGCAACTTGGTATGAAAAAACGGATATTTCATCTACCGATATGCATCCATTCGTTCATCCGTTCAATCCAGCGGTAGATCCATTATGGGAATCGCGTTCCGATTGGGATGTATACCGTTCATTAGCCGAAACATTTTCAAAAATGGCAGAGGTGAATCTACCTGGAGTCTATAAAGATGTAGTTACATCTCCACTAGCTCATGATTCGAAAAGTGAAATTTCTCAACCAATGGGATTAGTGAAGGATTGGAAAAAGGGCGAAGTGGAACCGATCATTGGTAAAACAATGCCAAACTTTACAGTCGTGGAAAGAGATTATACAAAAGTTTATGATAAGTATGTTTCCCTCGGACCTCTAACTGAAAAAGGAAAGATTGGAGCACATGGTGTGAGCTTCTCTGTTTCCGAAGAGTATGAAGATATGAAAAAAATAAATGGAGCCCACTTTGATGACACGATAAAAAATGGTCTTCCAATGATTCACTCAGCAAGACAAGCAGTAAACGCTGTACTTCACTTATCTTCAGCAACAAATGGTAAAGTATCGCAAAAAGCCTTCGAATCAGCAGAAAAAGATACTGGTGTTCAGCTGAAGGATATTTCTGCAGACCGTGCAGCAGAAAAAATTACGTTCCAAAATATTACCGTTCAACCAAGGGAAGTAATTCCAACTCCAGTGTTTAGTGGTTCGAACAAATTAGGGCGAAGATACTCACCATTTACAACAAATATTGAACGACTTGTTCCATTTAGAACACTAACAGGCCGTCAACATTTTTATATTGATCATGAGATATTCTTACAATACGGAGAATCGTTACCAGTTTACAAACCAACATTGCCACCTATGGTATTTGGTACAAAGGATAAACCTATTGTTGGTGGGAAAGATGCATTAGTTCTACGTTACTTAACGCCACATGGAAAATGGAATATCCATAGTACTTATCAGGATAATCTGCATATGCTCACATTATTTAGAGGTGGACCAGTTGTTTGGATTAATAATGATGATGCAGCGGAGCATGACATTGAGGATAACGCTTGGTTAGAAGTATATAACCGAAATGGAGTAGTTACAGCTAGAGCTGTTGTTAGTCATCGTATGCCAAAAGGAACTATGTTCATGTACCATGCACAGGATAAGCATATTAACGTTCCTGGTTCTGAAATTACAGAAGAACGTGGTGGAAGTCATAATGCACCTACAAAAATTCATGTAAAACCAACGCAAATGGTCGGAGGTTACGCACAACTAAGCTATGGATTTAATTATTATGGTCCGATAGGAAACCAAAGGGATGGGTACGTAGCTGTACGTAAGATGAAGGAGGTAAATTGGCTTGAAGATTAA